ATAGTGTTTGTTGCGGACAGGTGACTTGTAGAACCGTGTGCTGGCGGTCTTTTCGTAAGAGACCAACCACTTTGACTCCCTCGGGCCTAGGGATGGTACGCCGGGGAGAGAAATCGTCGAATCGACGTTTATATAATCCACCCTCGGGTAACTTTCGGTTTTCTTTTTTCCATTATATGAATAACGGGTGTGCTTTACTAAATCAGCCATACTATTAATCTTCGCCCGTAGAGCATCCGCGCCCGTCCAATATAGCGACGGCACGCCGCCCCACTTACCTGTCCAGGACGCGGGGAAATCTTCAGGGTTGCTACCGCTTACGATTTGGTTGTACTTGAACGAAATCTCCCATATGGCAGTGTCGGAGCTGCATTCTCTCCGGTTGGGCAACGTCTCGCCCAAGTACCGCCACCCTGTCGACGGCGTCCATACCCATTCGTGCCATACATCCACGTAACCGTAATACGGCCTGCCGTATTTGTATGTCTTGCGCCATTCAGCATAGCCGCACCGTGCCCGGATTTCGACCGGCTGTGTGACGACGTTCAGCACCGGCCGGTCTTTGGTATCAGATTCCAGCAGGTAGCCTGGAACAACGTCTTTTTTCAGGTAGCCGAAATTGCCGTCGGTCGCCACGAAGGTATATTTTTCCACAAACATCGGCGTCGCTTCGATGACCGGGATGACGTCCATCCAATCGGTATCGTAATAGCGTGGGTCAGCGTGTCTTTTGTAAACGCCCGTACCGTCAGGCACGTAGACGTCGTCGGTGTCTCCGTCTCTTTCCCGCACAGAATAGCGCCGGTAATTCCCTTCCCAGATCGGGTTATTCCACCTGTACCCGTAGCTGGTCAACACCGGCGCGGGCAGCTCGTACCCATTACTCCAGGAGCCGGACATCTGGTAAAGCCAGCCCCCGTACCGGACGTTAGCCAGCCACCACCATGGGCCGTAGATCTCCGCGAGCGATTTCGCCCCGGGCGGCAGGGTGGACGGCGGAACGGGTTCGAGATATTCAAAGCTTACGGTAAGCGATGGGCGGCCTGAAGGCCACTCTGCCTTGTAAGACGGGGTGTAATAACCGGTGTCTGCGTCGACTAACAGAGAGTCGTCCCACCAGGCACACCAGAATGGCACCTTCGGGTACCACCGGGCGAACAGGGCCGTCAGCGTCTTTCCGGCGTTGTTTCTGACGGCGGCCAGATATGCCTGCCATTCTTGGTCCGTCCAATACCACGGTTTTTCATGGTGGTAAGATACACCCACAGACCAGAGGCCGGTATCCGGGTTATATTCGACGTGCCCGGATACTCGCGGCCATCCCCTGCTCCTCCGGGGGTCGCTGCCGTGATTTCTTTCGTAAGCATAGCAGCTGAAGTCAAACGCCAGCCGCATAGGGATGAGCGGAACGACGGTCGGATCCGTCCCGTCCCACCGGACGTAGGGGACGAAAAATCCCTGCCGGTCGCCTGATTTTAAAATGTCCGGATAATCCGGGTCGTTTACAGAGGAAATTCCGGCGGAATAGTACGCTTCAGAATAACCTGGTTCCGGCCAGTCGACCCATAATTCCTCAGCAAGGAAATAATTTTTCTGCCCCCGGTTTAATAGCAAATACTTCGTCTCGTTCGGGCCGAGCGGTATTTGCCCGTTATATCCTATAGTACCGCCCACGCTGTAAAAACTCTGCCAGTCCCGGATGTTGAGATTGGCGTTTACAGTGATAGGGTACGGGTTGGGGTTTTGCAGCGTCGCGACGATGAGCCAGTAATCCGGGTCGGACCCCGGAACCATCCGGGCAAAAGAGTAGCTCATAGGCCAGCCAAACTGATTGATCGTCTTTTTGACGATCTTTCCGGTAGTTTTATAATAGTCCCAATCGTATTGGGTGCTTGTGGGAATGTTAGGCATCATCAAAGCTACCCCGGGCGGGTTCACCTGCTTCGGGTGATCCCAGTCGAGGTCCTTTCTTCTATTGTAACCTACGAGCTTCTGCACCTTTCTGTCCCCTATCTTCGCGCCGGGGACGTACGCCTCGCCCGTCTCCTTCCCGGTCGCGGGATCGCAGACGACAAAGGCCTCGCCGACCCCCTCTATATCGGCGTAATACCCGTAAAGGTGCGACGTAACAATGTTGCCGTTGGCGTCCACGCCCGTCACCAGGTCGGCCCACTGGGGCTTCGGCTCTGCCAACGCCGGCATCGGCGGCAGCGTCAGTGAGATCAAGAGCAAGGCCGCGACAAGGTCAGCGAGCGCTCGCTTCAGCGCCCTTGATTTGAACACGCTCTCAACGCCCCTTTCGTCGGTAAATTTTTTAGAAAGGTCCGGGCTACCTATTGTACAAGGCGCACCCGGACCTTGCCGTTGGCTTCTTCTTTGATAAAAGTCACTTTTTTCCACCCATAAATCGGCTCGGTGAATTCCTGATAAATAGGCGTTTCTTTCCACACCACCGGTGGGTACCACACGGGCTGGCTGACTTGCCTGGGTTCCGGACGCCGCGGCGGTTGTTCCGTGCCGGTGAGGTCGGCTTCTTTTTTGTTGTTGTCGTAGGTCTTCTCGTCGTATTTTCCGTCGAACTTTTCTGCTTTCCACCCAGTGGACGGATCGTTGCTGTTATTGTAATAATCGATAGAAACGACAAACTTGTATTGGCCGACGCCAACCGTGTAATTGCCCCACTCTTTGGTGTAAGTCCCGTGCGGTTCGAAATAGACGTTCACGCTGTCCACCAGGTCGAGCCGCTTGTACTCGGCCTGGTATTTGTAAAGGCGAATCTTCGCCCAACCGCCGACGTTAAAAGTGGACGTGAAATTCGCTTTTACCTTCAACGGCTGGTTGGCCTGCGGCGAGGAAACCGGCTGTCCCGTCTGCGCGTCAAGGACCTGGACGCCCGTCACCGCCAGGTCGTCAGGTCCGGTGTTGCCGCCGGTATCGGGCGGCTGCCATCCCTGCTGCAGACCGGTCGTCGTCACGTTGTTGCTGTAGTAAGGTTCGGTTATTGCCGCACCCAGGCCCGGCGGCGTCCGGCCTTCGAATGTAGGGCGGTAGAAATCGCCGCTCCACCGGCCTGGGACGCCGGGAACCGATATGATGCCGGACGGATTGTAGTAAGCGTTGATCGTGGCGATCAGCTTATAGTTTTTACCCGGGGCCGGGTATTTGCCGTAGACAGTCCTCGAGCCAGGCACGCCGCTGGCTACCTGTGCGCGGTCGAGGTTCAGCTCTTGCTGGAAGACCAGGGTCGGCTGCTGGTCGCCGTCCGGCCACGTGTAGAGGCGGAAGACAGCCTCTTCGCAATTGAACGGGGAGAGGTTTTTGACTACCGCCCCGAAAGTCGCCTCGCCGGAAGCGTCCGGCGCCGTGGTCGTCAATTGCTCCACGCTGAGGTCGACGGTGAAGGCGACTTTTTTGAGCTCGCAGCCGATTTCGGCGATGCGGACGGATTTGCCGAAATTGCCTTGGGATATCGTGTATACCCGGTGTAAAAAGCCGATGGCGGCGTCGCGGGTGAAGTTGAAGAAATACATATACATCATATTTCCAATTTCGGGAAGACTAGAATCATATTGCATTGCATAAAAACTATATTGGCCATTATTAATCACATCATATATTGTAGATGGGCCATCATGAACCGCTTGTTCTTTTAATAAAGGATTAAGATTAGAAGCATTTGTAGGATCTGGATATGCATAAAAATCAGTACCAAACAGCATGTGATAAAAAATCTTTCTTACCGCCGTGCTCCCCTGCTTCTGCCCGGCGTCGGTGACGTTATAATAGTTTCCCGTCATGGGCCATTCCAGGGCTTTCAGCCAATAAATCAAGTCCGACGGCGGCGGGGCGGTCCGATTGTTCGGGTCAACGAAGCCGTAGCCGTCGCCGATCACGAGATGGCCGTTGACGCGGTTGTTCGGCGCAAACAAAAGGTCGGCGGCGAAGCGGCTCTCCGGCGGAAATTGACCGGGTGAAATGATATCAGCGTCATTCCAGTAATTCTGGTTGTACTTTTCCAATTCAAACGGGTTCGTTAAATAAAACTGGAAAAAAGCGCCCTCATTATAAGCATAGATCAAATTGTTATAACCCGGCGGGGGGCTTATCGGCGGCGCCCAATCCGCTGCCAAAGCCGTGCGTATCTGGAAGACTATGATTAAAAATGAGAGCAACATAATAAAAACAAGTTTGCGCATTTTGCGTTACCTCCTTCGTTGTATTTTCTATAATAAAAAAAGGGAGATCAAAAAATCCGATCTCCCTTTGTATTGAATTGTAGTTAAGAATTTGGGTTTATATATCTTTTTTCATTATGACAAATATATTTTTATATGTTGCATAATGTCATTCCACAGTACGTGATACCCGAACGCCTCGGCCACAAACCTGGCGGGCAGGAACACACGGCCGTCCCTGAGAAGCGGGGTCACGTCCATCACCTGGGGCTTGCCGTCGACGTAGAGGGTCTTGTCGCCTACCTTCAGCTCCAGCGTGGTACCGTCCATTCTCAGAGTCACGGTCTGGGTCTCGTCGTCCCAGGCGACGTCCTTCTCCGCCACGCCCAGGGCGTAGGCCAGGTAGCGCACCGGGACGTAGGCACGGTCATTTTCGATAAAAGGAACGACATCCATTGTAGGATTATTTCCTTGTACTTCCCCTGTGCTGTCAGTAAAAACATAGAAATCTCTTCCTACCCAAAAAGTAGCATTTATGCTCTTCGCCTCCGCCACGCCCCCGGCCGCCAAGGCCAGCGTCACGGCCAGGAGGAAAGCGGCGATAAAGTTAAGTTTGCGGGTCATGAAAACCACACTCCTTCTTTAAGGTTGATCTTGGTATCCTGAAGTTTTTCTATGATTTCCCTGGTTTTTCCTCTTTTGACCTTGTTTGACTATTCCGAGTAACCTCACCCTTCCTTTGACTTTCTTTGACATTATTTTAACATCTTTTGCCTGCTCTGCCAAATCCAACTTACCTTATTTTGTAACAATCTGGCAGTATTGGTTAATGATAGTATGAAAAAATGATTTTATCGCTAATCCTCACGGCGTTTTTCTTCAGATTTCGCCATTTTTCGCCAATCCCCCTTCCTATAACATCACCCCGGCAGCCGACCCTGGCGTCTTTCAAAATTTTGTCGCCAGCCAGCAGATGGCAACGGCAGCAACGCCCATCATGTACGCTTCAGCCAGCCAAGATGCGGCCCATCCTGCGAAAGATAAAACGACGAAGATTTTTGATTTGTCTTTACGGGTATTCTTATCAGCCCACCAATCAAGCCTGGAACGAAATGCGGTGGGAAGCAGGAAAAATGAGTAAATCGGCAAAAGAGTAATATACCAGATTTTAAGGAGGGCGTCGTCTTGCTCGAAATAATCTGCTCTTTCATTTTCCGTATTTTTGACGGGCTGCTTTTTAGCTTCTTGGAAAAGCTTCAAACTGCTTCTGGTACCGACCGAATCCCCCCGCTGTTCCTCTGGTTTGTCGCCGGGGCCGAGCTCGCCTTCTGCTATCTTTGCTGCTATTTGCACACGTTTTTCCACGAAACCGGTCATTACTTCGTTTGCAAGTTGCTCGGAATCACCCCCCGCGTCGTGCAGATCTGTGTCAAAGAATACCGCTTCCGACGCCTCGGAGAAACGAGGTTCCTTTTCGGACTCACGCCCATCCCTTCGGGATTCGTCGGAGACCCGGAAAGGCCCCGCCTTCTCCAGCCCACCCCGGCCAAACAAATCGCCGTCTCCCTCGGCGGGATAGGCACTACCGCCGTGCTTTCCGCACTTACCCTCGCGGTCGCCGCACGCTCGGGCGGCTTGCTCAAATGGCACATCGGGCTTTTCGGGGCATTCGGGGTAGCCTGCGTGGTCGCCAATTCCGCCGGAGACAACACGGACGGAGAAAGGATTCTTTTCGCGGTCCGCCACCAAGGGAGAGGTTTCTGGCCAGAAGAATTGCCAAAAACTACACGGCAAAAGTACCTCTTCGCGGTGTCGCAGGCTGGTGCAATCTTGGCGTTCTTTTTGACCCTTTTCCTTTTCGCCCGTTGATGTACACAACCCGCAAACGGCGGTGCGGGCGGCGTTTCTGGCCAAAACGAACATTGCGATCGGAAGAAGGAGGCACGCAATCAATAAGAGTTTCGCTTCGTTCGGCGGCAAAGCCCCGTCAATCCGTGCGAACAGAGTCTCCCATATCCCTTTGGACAGGAAAACCGTGCACAGGCACGCCGACACACCCCACAAGATAAGTGGGATACCGTCGGGCACGTGGGCCAACAGCAAAAGCGAAAACTTCGTGCGCGAAGGCCCCGCCGCCAGTTTCCCCAACCGGGCGTAGAGAGCGGCTATATGCCCTCCGACCCACCTTTCCCAAGAGATATAATGTCCCATTCCAGACTGCCACGGCAACAAAAAAGCATAGATGAAAGCGTAGCCAATGATTGCCCAAGAAAACGCTTTTATGAGCAAGGAAAAACACCCCTTCCCGCGAAAAACCTTTCCCTCACCCTCACCACCACCGCGTGCCTGACCGTCTCGTAGGTCCCGGTCAAAAGGCACGTCCCGCGGGGAAATTTAGGCAAACCCCGCAGCACCGATGGGGCGGCGTCCGCTTTAATGCCGCGCAAGACCGCCAATTGGTCCGGCTCCAGGGCGAAGATCGCCCGCGTGTTGCATTGGGCTATGGTCTTCCGGTCGACGTCCATCGGGTTCTGTGTTATCAATACGACGCCTATCCCGTAGTGCCGCCCGACGCGGACGCATTCCCTGATCACCTGTTTGCACGGGGCGTCGCCTTCCGCGGGCACTAAAAGGTGTGCTTCGTCTAAAAAAAGGACGAACGGCGGCACTTTCCCCGCCGCCCGCAGCCGCTGTAGCTCCCGCATGGTCGCGCCCACGACCAGCTGGAGCTGGAGCATGTCCAGGCTGGAGCAATCGACGGCCGCAGGCTTCCCAGACTTGAGCAGGACCGCCCAATCGAGATTAAATTCCTTCGCGCCCAGGAAGCGGTGACGTTTGATCGATGCCTCCACGCGGGCCATCGCCACCCGCAATTCGTAGCCATCCATCCGCAGCGCGTGCAAGCCTTCCTGTTCCATACGCCTCAATAGATCTTTCAGCCCGAACCCCGACCGTCGGCCCGCCGTAATTTCCGCTTGCAAAGCGGAGAAGGAAAACATGAAGAGGTCGCGGGCTGCCGCGCTTTCCAGGGCGGCCACCATCCGGGCGGCCTCTTCCGTTGTCAGGGAAGACAGCGGCACGGCGTAGTCGCGCCCCGGCTCAACCGCCTTGCCGCCCAACGACCTGGCGAGGTCCAGGTATTCCGCCTGGGAATCTATGACGACGGCGGGGAGATGCAGCTTCGCCAATTCCTCCACGAGCACGCCGGCGAAATGCGATTTCCCGCTCCCGGTGGTGCCTCCGACGAAGACGTGCCGGAACAGGCTTTCCGGGCGCAGGCAGACGTCCAGGTCCCCGGCGCGGCCTACGAACAGCGATTTGGCAGGGTCGGCGTCCAGCCCGAGGGCCGCGGCCGCGGCTTTCAGCGGCGGCGCGTAAACCTCCGCGCCCGGGTCGGCGAGCTCGTCGGGGGCGGAAAAGTCGAAACCGCCGTCCTTCCCCGGCCCGCCGCGCCGGAGGATATCGGCCTCGTAAATCGTAGCGTCTAACCTCGAAGCCTTCGCTTCCGTCACGCGGCCGAGCAGGAAAGCATCGTCTCCCAGCGGCGTTGCGACGAAAGTGCCGGCCGGGACTTTTTTGTCGGATTGGAAAGAGAAAGTGTCGTAGGTCGAGGTCAAAACCGTGCCGAGAATGGCGGTCAAAAAGAATCATTCCTTTCGTGCCGCGAATTTTTTTTTTCGAAGCCGTTCAAACAAAAAAGAACGCCGGGGTCTTTCCGGCGTAGAAATAGAACCAGCTTCAGACCACCATGAAAAAATGTCTTTTTGTAGGGTGGGTTTTCCCGCGGCGGATCTATAAATCACCCAAAAAAACCGGGACGAGGAAAGCCCTCGCTCACCCGCCCCGTGCCTCTTTTCCACGGCGTGCCGCTGTTATTGCTGCCCCTGCCCCGGCGTGGGCTGCTGCGGCTGCTGCCCCTGCGCCGGCGGCTCTTGCGGCGTCGCCTCCTGTTGTACAGGGGCTACCGGGGCCGGCGGCTGCGGCTGCTGTTCGCCGGGCCGCAATTCCCGGTGCAGCGCCAACGCCTGGCCGTCTTTGTAGAGGACGTCCACCTGGTCGCCAGCCTTGAACCATTTCGTCAGGTCCAGCTTCTCGCCCGGGCGGTTCACGAAGCCCATCCCGATCTGGACCGAGGTGTATTCGTTCGTCCTCGCCGTGACGGTCTGGCCGACGTCGCCGCCGCCTTTTTCGACCTTGACGGTGATCTTGTCCGGCTCTACGGCCACGGCCTCGCCGCTGCGGACCATCTTCTGCAATTCTTCTTGCTGTTTCCTGGCCGTCTCCACGGCTTGCTTCTTCGGGAGGGAAACGTATTTGTAATACCCCCCGCTGAAGCCTGCCGCTACGCCGACTAACAAGGAGAGGACGATTGACAGGGCTAAAACGCTTTTGCGGATATACATGAGACCACTCCTTTTAATGGTTTTTTGGCTTGCCTTAAAGTTTGCGTCCGGCTATTCAGAATCCGTGCCGTCTCGGACCGTTTCCCCGCACGCGGCCGCCAGGACGTCCAATTTTTCCGCGAGCAGCACGGCCAAACGGCGGGCTTCGTCGGCCGTCCGGGCCGCCTCTTCCAGCCGCTTTCGCCGCCGCTCGTTTTCCCGCCCGACAACAGAGGCCGCCCGTTCCGCCAATTCCTTCAGCCCGGCGAGCAATCTCTGTGCGTCCGGCAGGGCCACGGCCGGCGAAGAAGCGGCCGCCGCTTCGGCGAACGCCCGCGAAACCTGCCGCGCCCCGGAGCGGCCTACCGCCGCGCCGATTGCGGCGGCAGCGGCCCCCGCCGCCAGGACCGAAGCAGCGGTTTGCCATCCAGCCGCCCCCGCCGGGAGCAGCCGGACCGCCGCGGCCCCGGCCGCCGCGGCCAGCAGCGGCAGCGAGGCGGCCGCCGCGGCTATCCTGCCGGCCGCCTTGACCCCTTTTCGCGCCGCCGCGTCGAAGCCTTCTTCGGGCATACACGTTTCCCCCTTTTTTCGGTTTTTGGAAAATTCGATTAAATAAACTCTATTGGTTATACCGGTATTCCTTCTTAGCCGCGGCCGCCACCTTGAACACAAAATGGCCGCCCGAGCGCCACCACGGCCCGTCGGACGGGCGCGCTATGCCCGGCAAAAGCTTCGGCAGGCCGGGCAGCGGGCATGGCAGATAGTAGGTCACGGCACAATTCACCCACTCGCCGTAGTCTGCGAGCTCCACGCTCGCCCCCCGTTTGCCGTTTGGCGGCGGCTGGTTCGGCGGCAGGAGGCTGTCGGAAGAATCGAGAAGCCCCTCTTCCGCCAAAACCTTTTTCACCTTGATGGTGGCCCAGGCCGACGCCGCCGCCGGGTCGAATTGTCCGAGAAGCACGCCGTATTCCCTGACCCCCGCCCTGGCGGCCATCGCTGCGCCCGACCTGGCGGCGTCCAAGTACAAATAGGTCGCGCCGAAGAAGAAGACGAAGAAGATCAGGGGGAGCACGAGAAGCCACGGCACCACCTCCCCCCGGCTGCCGGAAACGAAATCCCGCGCCCTCAAACGCATCACCCCTTTTAAAAAAACAGGGCGGTCGAACTACCGCCCAAGTCGCTCGCTATTTCCCGGCCTCGCCGGACACGAAATACG
This Moorella sp. E308F DNA region includes the following protein-coding sequences:
- a CDS encoding copper amine oxidase N-terminal domain-containing protein; translated protein: MTRKLNFIAAFLLAVTLALAAGGVAEAKSINATFWVGRDFYVFTDSTGEVQGNNPTMDVVPFIENDRAYVPVRYLAYALGVAEKDVAWDDETQTVTLRMDGTTLELKVGDKTLYVDGKPQVMDVTPLLRDGRVFLPARFVAEAFGYHVLWNDIMQHIKIYLS
- a CDS encoding ATP-binding protein translates to MTAILGTVLTSTYDTFSFQSDKKVPAGTFVATPLGDDAFLLGRVTEAKASRLDATIYEADILRRGGPGKDGGFDFSAPDELADPGAEVYAPPLKAAAAALGLDADPAKSLFVGRAGDLDVCLRPESLFRHVFVGGTTGSGKSHFAGVLVEELAKLHLPAVVIDSQAEYLDLARSLGGKAVEPGRDYAVPLSSLTTEEAARMVAALESAAARDLFMFSFSALQAEITAGRRSGFGLKDLLRRMEQEGLHALRMDGYELRVAMARVEASIKRHRFLGAKEFNLDWAVLLKSGKPAAVDCSSLDMLQLQLVVGATMRELQRLRAAGKVPPFVLFLDEAHLLVPAEGDAPCKQVIRECVRVGRHYGIGVVLITQNPMDVDRKTIAQCNTRAIFALEPDQLAVLRGIKADAAPSVLRGLPKFPRGTCLLTGTYETVRHAVVVRVRERFFAGRGVFPCS